A region of Fibrobacter succinogenes subsp. succinogenes S85 DNA encodes the following proteins:
- a CDS encoding glycoside hydrolase family 11 protein, whose translation MKTFSVTKSSVVFAMALGMASTAFAQDFCSNAQHSGQKVTITSNQTGKIGDIGYELWDENGHGGSATFYSDGSMDCNITGAKDYLCRAGLSLGSNKTYKELGGDMIAEFKLVKSGAQNVGYSYIGIYGWMEGVSGTPSQLVEYYVIDNTLANDMPGSWIGNERKGTITVDGGTYTVYRNTRTGPAIKNSGNVTFYQYFSVRTSPRDCGTINISEHMRQWEKMGLTMGKLYEAKVLGEAGNVNGEVRGGHMDFPHAKVYVKNGSDPVSSSSVKSSSSTDAPKSSSSKGNGNVSGKIDACKDVMGHEGKETRTQGQNNSSVTGNVGSSPYHYEIWYQGGNNSMTFYDNGTYKASWNGTNDFLARVGFKYDEKHTYEELGPIDAYYKWSKQGSAGGYNYIGIYGWTVDPLVEYYIVDDWFNKPGANLLGQRKGEFTVDGDTYEIWQNTRVQQPSIKGTQTFPQYFSVRKSARSCGHIDITAHMKKWEELGMKMGKMYEAKVLVEAGGGSGSFDVTYFKMTDKAHPLAQPEPESSSSEAKVESSSSTVALHAAPKMELKSGNFQVFDMQGRFLGTVKLDAGASVAQVLKANFKNAGIYMVKQGNFMQRVAVK comes from the coding sequence ATGAAAACATTTAGTGTGACCAAGTCTAGCGTTGTTTTCGCAATGGCTTTGGGTATGGCTTCGACAGCTTTTGCTCAGGATTTCTGCAGCAATGCGCAACATTCCGGCCAAAAGGTAACGATTACTTCGAACCAAACTGGTAAAATCGGCGATATCGGTTACGAACTTTGGGATGAAAACGGCCATGGTGGTAGCGCTACATTCTATAGTGACGGTTCCATGGACTGCAATATCACTGGTGCTAAGGACTATCTCTGCCGTGCGGGCCTTTCCCTTGGCAGTAACAAGACCTACAAGGAACTTGGTGGTGATATGATTGCCGAGTTCAAGCTTGTGAAGAGCGGTGCCCAGAATGTGGGTTACTCTTATATCGGTATCTATGGCTGGATGGAAGGTGTTTCTGGAACGCCTAGCCAGTTGGTCGAATACTACGTGATTGATAACACCCTCGCCAATGACATGCCGGGTAGCTGGATTGGTAACGAAAGAAAGGGTACCATTACGGTTGACGGCGGTACCTATACTGTTTATCGCAATACCCGTACCGGTCCGGCTATTAAGAACAGCGGTAACGTCACGTTCTATCAGTATTTCAGCGTGCGTACCTCTCCGCGCGATTGCGGTACCATCAATATTTCTGAACACATGAGACAGTGGGAAAAGATGGGCCTCACCATGGGTAAGCTTTACGAAGCCAAGGTGCTTGGCGAAGCTGGTAACGTGAATGGCGAAGTTCGTGGCGGTCATATGGACTTCCCGCATGCCAAGGTCTATGTGAAAAACGGCTCTGATCCGGTTTCTTCCTCTTCTGTGAAGTCTAGCTCTTCTACGGATGCACCGAAATCCAGTTCCTCTAAGGGTAACGGCAACGTTTCTGGTAAAATTGACGCCTGCAAGGACGTTATGGGCCATGAAGGCAAAGAAACGAGAACTCAGGGTCAGAACAACTCTAGCGTGACGGGTAACGTCGGCAGCTCTCCGTACCACTATGAAATTTGGTATCAGGGTGGTAACAACTCCATGACGTTCTACGACAACGGTACTTATAAGGCAAGCTGGAATGGTACCAACGACTTCCTTGCTCGTGTCGGTTTCAAGTATGATGAAAAGCACACTTACGAAGAACTTGGCCCTATCGATGCCTACTACAAGTGGAGCAAGCAGGGTAGTGCTGGTGGCTACAACTACATCGGTATCTATGGCTGGACGGTGGATCCGCTCGTAGAATACTACATTGTTGATGACTGGTTCAATAAGCCGGGTGCAAACCTCCTCGGCCAGAGAAAGGGTGAATTTACGGTTGATGGTGACACCTACGAAATCTGGCAGAATACCCGTGTCCAGCAGCCCTCCATTAAGGGTACGCAGACCTTCCCGCAATACTTCAGCGTTCGTAAGAGTGCTCGTTCTTGCGGCCATATCGACATCACTGCCCATATGAAGAAGTGGGAAGAACTCGGCATGAAGATGGGGAAGATGTACGAAGCCAAGGTGCTCGTGGAAGCCGGTGGTGGCTCGGGTTCCTTCGATGTCACCTACTTCAAGATGACGGATAAGGCTCATCCGCTTGCTCAGCCGGAACCGGAATCCAGCTCTTCCGAAGCAAAGGTAGAATCTTCTAGCTCCACGGTTGCCCTCCATGCAGCTCCGAAGATGGAACTCAAGAGCGGCAACTTCCAGGTGTTCGACATGCAGGGCCGTTTCCTCGGCACTGTGAAGCTCGACGCTGGCGCCTCTGTCGCCCAGGTTCTGAAGGCTAACTTCAAGAACGCTGGCATCTACATGGTGAAGCAGGGCAACTTTATGCAGCGCGTCGCCGTGAAGTAA
- a CDS encoding N-acetylmuramoyl-L-alanine amidase family protein: MALAATARVDVESVAREIKGSFHWYPVQKTFSIVSAKDTLKFAVGIPYMTRNGRTIDLSAAPELDNGHLWIAENDAKKISNKIEAAKPVAKPAEQKPAQPVVVKPKTPKQEIAGTREVRTIVIDPGHGGKDPGASGKKSQEKDIVLAVAKLLRKNLADEGFNVKLTRSKDVFIELRQRAMLANQWDGDLFISLHCNAIDASEERKKIIQGYQFYVLRAPESEEDKAIARRENAVATLYGEKNAKDELSPLEWFKLEARLEQYKQTSYLFTEKLLDSFDGGKIKKMNTGVGGAGFMVLVGAMMPAVLIELGFISNEEDEAYMMTKAGQQDLADRIAQAVSKYKDAVHTYRETLGRN, encoded by the coding sequence TTGGCCCTCGCTGCTACGGCAAGGGTCGATGTGGAGTCTGTCGCCCGCGAAATCAAGGGTTCGTTCCACTGGTATCCGGTACAAAAGACATTCTCGATTGTTTCTGCGAAGGACACGCTCAAGTTCGCCGTCGGCATTCCGTACATGACGCGCAACGGTCGCACGATTGATTTGTCGGCAGCGCCGGAACTTGATAACGGACACCTTTGGATTGCCGAGAACGATGCCAAGAAGATTTCTAATAAAATTGAGGCAGCCAAGCCGGTTGCAAAACCAGCCGAACAGAAACCTGCACAGCCGGTTGTCGTAAAGCCGAAGACTCCAAAGCAAGAAATCGCAGGCACGCGCGAAGTCCGCACCATCGTGATTGACCCCGGACACGGAGGCAAGGATCCCGGCGCTTCGGGCAAGAAGTCCCAAGAAAAAGATATCGTTCTCGCCGTTGCAAAGCTCTTGCGCAAGAACCTCGCGGACGAAGGCTTCAACGTGAAGCTCACCCGCAGCAAGGACGTTTTCATTGAATTACGCCAGCGCGCCATGCTCGCAAACCAGTGGGATGGCGACCTCTTCATCAGCCTGCACTGCAACGCCATCGATGCAAGCGAAGAGCGCAAGAAGATTATCCAGGGCTACCAGTTCTACGTGCTGCGCGCCCCGGAAAGCGAAGAAGACAAAGCGATAGCCCGTCGTGAAAACGCGGTTGCCACGCTCTACGGCGAAAAGAACGCCAAGGACGAACTTTCACCGCTAGAATGGTTCAAGCTCGAAGCTCGCCTCGAACAGTACAAACAAACTAGCTACCTCTTCACTGAGAAATTGCTAGACAGTTTTGATGGCGGAAAAATCAAGAAGATGAACACAGGCGTCGGCGGTGCGGGATTCATGGTTCTCGTAGGCGCAATGATGCCAGCCGTGCTCATTGAACTAGGCTTTATCAGCAACGAAGAAGACGAAGCTTACATGATGACAAAGGCAGGCCAGCAAGACCTTGCCGACCGCATCGCACAAGCTGTCAGCAAGTACAAGGACGCCGTCCACACCTACCGCGAAACACTAGGTAGAAACTAG
- a CDS encoding PD-(D/E)XK nuclease family transposase, whose protein sequence is MANENNTTKPYIVKNADGVEYLLPYYPATFRALLDDKDTIRDLLNGILELDRDHEIVDLSYAFEKYIDVFMPGDEPMRLDVWVSTRDNRFMNIELQNREHPFFLDRMQLYNAYLTIRGKHDYNRSEQFLAMSEKEKMAHYYEVPETVSIWLCRFPILEPKNKYIIVDLVKFLKLRKGVNSREDFWLRLISRGPLEVPESEDPLLKNALDRLRVSNADPELLKKMEQFMFDGMHAYDAVIAENFLKGKTEGKSEGKTEGYADAISVMQAMGLPPEKIAEAKARLEALKSK, encoded by the coding sequence ATGGCAAATGAAAATAATACAACAAAACCGTACATCGTCAAAAACGCTGATGGCGTAGAATACTTGCTCCCGTATTATCCGGCGACGTTCCGCGCCTTGCTGGATGACAAGGACACGATTCGTGACCTGCTGAATGGTATTCTTGAACTCGACCGTGACCACGAAATTGTCGATCTCAGCTACGCATTCGAAAAGTATATCGACGTGTTTATGCCAGGCGATGAGCCCATGCGGCTTGACGTGTGGGTGTCGACACGTGACAACCGCTTCATGAATATCGAGTTACAAAACCGCGAACATCCGTTCTTTTTGGACCGTATGCAACTTTACAATGCGTATCTAACGATACGTGGCAAGCATGACTACAATCGTTCGGAACAGTTCCTTGCGATGTCCGAAAAGGAAAAGATGGCTCATTATTACGAGGTTCCTGAAACTGTTTCCATTTGGCTTTGCAGGTTCCCGATTTTGGAGCCGAAAAATAAATATATTATAGTCGATTTGGTTAAGTTCTTGAAGCTTCGCAAGGGCGTGAACTCCCGTGAAGATTTCTGGCTTAGGCTTATTTCAAGGGGCCCGCTTGAAGTCCCCGAATCGGAAGACCCGCTTCTCAAGAACGCTTTGGACCGCTTGCGGGTAAGCAATGCTGATCCTGAACTTTTGAAAAAAATGGAGCAATTCATGTTCGACGGAATGCATGCGTACGATGCCGTTATTGCTGAGAATTTTCTCAAGGGTAAGACTGAAGGCAAGTCGGAAGGCAAAACTGAAGGCTATGCCGATGCTATAAGCGTTATGCAGGCAATGGGCTTGCCCCCAGAGAAAATTGCTGAGGCGAAGGCTCGGCTTGAAGCTTTGAAATCGAAGTAG
- a CDS encoding phosphomannomutase → MENITQIWKKIQSPEFNPATDMNLVETVKQVALTSQEPAKVSFGTSGWRGEIGSEFTLRNLQVVGAAIVRLYKEATPELFAALGVKDFAELQKRGVVVGHDNRLLGHEFCEVVADQFAKAGVKVYYGGEMPTPEFSAAIEMLGAACSINMTPSHNPSHYNGIKFNPADGGPAGPEITNVITKLSNEMMATWKFEPVSKVDWEIIDSLKIYKEFLVKQGTIKFDRIKEFIKKGRLTLVCDHVHGSTRRRPAALLDNPECLITLRNEDDSLFGGIAPEPSSKNLEKVRKVLDESKSWFRLGAIFDPDGDRIRFYDGTREIDMNQFGAIAFHYMATWRKEQGCVAKSVATSNFVNIIAEKLGVPVMETPVGFKNFRPWLSRNAKQKALVAFEESDGISGLNNTLEKDAQFGLLIALEILATTGKNLGEYLDALYEEYGRFYPTRSGFEVDKSLVGEPLKAKVNAIADIAKPGAKVMVGSNEKTVKQLLTLDGVKVIFDDDSWMLVRPSGTEPKVRIYTECRNPDEKDPMFEAAKALFFKN, encoded by the coding sequence ATGGAAAATATTACCCAGATTTGGAAAAAGATTCAGTCCCCCGAATTCAACCCGGCTACCGATATGAACCTGGTTGAAACCGTGAAGCAGGTCGCATTGACCTCCCAGGAACCGGCTAAGGTCAGCTTTGGTACCTCCGGCTGGCGCGGTGAAATCGGTTCTGAATTCACGCTCCGCAACTTGCAGGTTGTCGGTGCTGCTATTGTGCGTTTGTACAAGGAAGCAACTCCGGAACTCTTCGCTGCTCTGGGTGTCAAGGATTTTGCTGAACTCCAGAAGCGTGGTGTGGTCGTTGGCCATGACAACCGCTTGCTCGGTCACGAATTCTGCGAAGTTGTCGCAGACCAGTTTGCAAAGGCTGGCGTGAAGGTCTACTACGGTGGCGAAATGCCGACTCCGGAATTCTCCGCTGCAATCGAAATGCTCGGCGCTGCCTGCTCCATCAACATGACTCCGAGCCACAACCCGAGCCACTACAACGGCATCAAGTTCAATCCGGCAGACGGCGGTCCTGCAGGTCCGGAAATCACGAACGTCATCACCAAGCTTTCTAACGAAATGATGGCTACCTGGAAGTTCGAACCGGTCTCCAAGGTTGACTGGGAAATTATCGACTCCCTCAAGATTTACAAGGAATTCCTCGTCAAGCAGGGCACGATCAAGTTTGACCGCATTAAGGAATTCATCAAGAAGGGCCGCCTCACGCTCGTGTGCGACCACGTTCACGGTTCTACCCGCCGCCGTCCGGCAGCTCTCCTCGACAATCCGGAATGCCTCATCACGCTCCGCAACGAAGACGATTCTTTGTTCGGCGGTATCGCTCCGGAACCGTCCAGCAAGAACCTCGAAAAGGTCCGCAAGGTTCTCGACGAAAGCAAGTCCTGGTTCCGCCTGGGCGCCATCTTCGACCCGGATGGTGACCGTATCCGTTTCTACGACGGTACTCGCGAAATCGATATGAACCAGTTCGGTGCTATCGCTTTCCACTACATGGCTACCTGGCGCAAGGAACAGGGCTGTGTCGCTAAGTCCGTCGCTACATCTAACTTTGTGAACATCATCGCCGAAAAGCTCGGCGTACCCGTGATGGAAACTCCGGTGGGCTTCAAGAACTTCCGCCCCTGGCTTTCCCGCAACGCCAAGCAGAAGGCTCTCGTCGCATTCGAAGAATCTGACGGTATCTCCGGCCTCAACAACACGCTTGAAAAGGACGCTCAGTTCGGCCTCCTCATCGCTCTCGAAATTCTCGCTACGACTGGCAAGAACCTCGGCGAATACCTCGACGCTTTGTACGAAGAATATGGCCGCTTCTACCCGACCCGTTCTGGTTTTGAAGTCGACAAGTCCCTCGTTGGCGAACCGCTCAAGGCTAAGGTCAACGCTATCGCCGATATCGCTAAGCCGGGTGCAAAGGTCATGGTCGGTAGCAATGAAAAGACCGTGAAGCAGCTCCTCACGCTCGACGGCGTGAAGGTCATCTTCGACGACGATTCCTGGATGCTCGTCCGTCCGTCCGGTACGGAACCGAAGGTCCGTATTTATACGGAATGCCGTAATCCGGATGAAAAGGATCCTATGTTCGAAGCTGCCAAGGCTTTGTTCTTCAAGAACTAA
- a CDS encoding YebC/PmpR family DNA-binding transcriptional regulator gives MSGHSKWATTKRKKAKTDVARAKAWNKLIKEISIAAKLGGGNPDANPRLRAAILKSKSQSLPTKNIESAIAKGTGANSGTEMTEPLYEGRGPAGIAIMVQCMTDNKVRTVAEIRNIFNKNNGSMGESGSVSWAFTYKGVIIVDAEKYPEDQVMDLVLEAGAEDMSTEDGVHEISTSPEAFDAVSKALENAGIEMMSAELSYVPNDPVKLGHDDAVKLLKLIDKFEDHDDVQEVYHNAEIDEADMDAE, from the coding sequence ATGTCCGGTCACTCCAAATGGGCCACCACCAAACGCAAGAAAGCCAAAACCGACGTCGCTCGTGCCAAGGCTTGGAACAAGCTGATCAAGGAAATCTCCATCGCTGCTAAGCTCGGCGGCGGCAACCCTGACGCTAACCCGCGTCTCCGTGCTGCAATCCTCAAGTCCAAGAGCCAGAGCTTGCCGACCAAGAACATCGAAAGTGCTATTGCCAAGGGTACGGGTGCTAACTCCGGTACCGAAATGACGGAACCGCTGTACGAAGGACGCGGCCCGGCAGGCATCGCTATCATGGTGCAGTGCATGACCGACAACAAGGTCCGTACGGTTGCTGAAATCCGTAACATCTTCAACAAGAACAACGGCTCCATGGGCGAATCCGGTTCCGTTTCTTGGGCATTCACCTACAAGGGTGTCATTATCGTCGATGCTGAAAAGTATCCGGAAGACCAGGTCATGGACCTCGTCCTCGAAGCTGGCGCAGAAGACATGAGCACCGAAGATGGCGTTCATGAAATCTCCACTTCTCCGGAAGCTTTCGACGCCGTTTCCAAGGCTCTCGAAAATGCTGGTATCGAAATGATGAGCGCTGAACTCAGCTACGTTCCGAATGACCCGGTCAAGCTCGGTCACGACGACGCTGTCAAGCTCCTCAAGCTCATCGACAAGTTCGAAGACCACGACGACGTTCAGGAAGTCTACCATAACGCCGAAATCGACGAAGCTGACATGGACGCCGAGTAA
- the surE gene encoding 5'/3'-nucleotidase SurE — translation MITNDDGVGSVNLHALALALSEVSDVYVFAPEDEQSGVGHAFTIRRGLRVQHVESVPGKAKLPYEVYSVSGTPADCVKFAVGHFANYGLNDNTIVPEGFDVCFSGVNVGENSGVSSLYSGTVAGAREAALWGVPAVALSLRGLKGNLLQVAIDFARKIVSENLFKKISKGVFWNVNFPKIKEDEFLGFKACTMDRGMFTDHYDHKDGLWFLDGEKLWSMAPEGSDDNLLDKGYATITPHRIDQTDEESLEVISEMLGSDDFTSH, via the coding sequence TTGATCACTAACGACGATGGCGTTGGTAGTGTTAATCTGCATGCTCTCGCTCTTGCTTTGAGTGAGGTTTCCGATGTCTATGTTTTTGCACCTGAAGACGAACAGAGTGGTGTCGGTCACGCCTTTACGATTCGTCGCGGGTTGCGCGTCCAGCATGTTGAATCTGTCCCGGGGAAAGCGAAGTTGCCGTACGAGGTTTATTCGGTCTCGGGCACTCCTGCGGACTGCGTGAAGTTTGCCGTGGGGCATTTTGCCAATTACGGCCTTAATGATAACACGATTGTTCCCGAAGGCTTTGATGTATGTTTTTCGGGAGTTAATGTGGGCGAAAATTCCGGTGTGTCGTCGCTATATTCGGGGACGGTTGCCGGAGCTCGCGAAGCGGCCCTTTGGGGCGTGCCTGCGGTGGCGCTTTCTCTCCGTGGATTGAAAGGCAACCTGTTGCAGGTGGCGATTGATTTTGCACGCAAGATTGTTTCTGAGAACCTGTTCAAGAAAATTTCCAAGGGCGTCTTCTGGAATGTGAATTTCCCGAAAATCAAGGAAGATGAATTCCTTGGATTTAAGGCTTGCACGATGGACCGTGGTATGTTTACCGACCACTACGATCACAAGGATGGCTTGTGGTTTTTGGATGGCGAAAAGCTGTGGTCGATGGCTCCTGAGGGTTCGGACGACAACTTGCTAGATAAGGGCTATGCGACAATCACACCGCACCGCATAGACCAGACCGATGAAGAAAGTTTGGAAGTGATAAGTGAAATGCTGGGAAGTGATGATTTTACTTCCCACTAA
- the dapA gene encoding 4-hydroxy-tetrahydrodipicolinate synthase — MQITNASQLTGVFPALFTPLKNDDPKNLRNSIDYKKMGQMIDDVIAAGASGVLPAVTTGQSATVSPQQHLDIIKFTLDYVDGRVPVIAGAGSNCTRESIEMIENVLKIAPVAVLCVTGYYNNPPQEGLLKHYQTLSSETGAKIVIYNVPGRTSSYVHPDTLIALAEDKNIIGLKQAVEFGFGEKFHEDTMRVIKETKGKDFAVMSGEDGLFADLLEMGGTGIVSATGNIPEACKTFVDLYKAFQAGDKDKAHNLQKAARDYIDATFCRKNPIPLGTLFNSPLFQPLVSVKDTANGADAVARIMKLIDEKAQSLKKYHE, encoded by the coding sequence ATGCAAATTACAAACGCTTCTCAACTTACTGGTGTTTTCCCCGCGTTGTTCACCCCGCTCAAGAACGACGATCCTAAGAACCTTCGCAACTCCATCGACTATAAGAAGATGGGGCAGATGATTGACGATGTTATTGCAGCTGGTGCTAGTGGTGTGCTCCCCGCCGTGACGACGGGCCAGAGTGCAACGGTCTCTCCGCAGCAGCACTTGGATATCATTAAGTTCACGCTCGACTACGTTGACGGTCGCGTTCCTGTGATTGCAGGCGCAGGCTCCAACTGCACGCGCGAATCTATCGAGATGATCGAAAACGTTTTGAAGATTGCTCCAGTAGCAGTCCTCTGCGTCACTGGCTACTACAACAATCCGCCGCAGGAAGGACTCCTCAAGCACTACCAGACGCTCAGTAGCGAAACGGGTGCAAAGATTGTTATTTACAACGTTCCGGGCCGTACCTCCAGCTATGTCCATCCGGACACCTTGATTGCTCTTGCCGAAGACAAGAACATCATCGGTCTCAAGCAGGCGGTTGAATTTGGTTTTGGCGAAAAGTTCCACGAAGACACGATGCGCGTCATCAAGGAAACAAAGGGCAAGGACTTCGCCGTGATGAGCGGTGAAGACGGTCTCTTTGCTGATCTCCTCGAAATGGGCGGCACGGGTATCGTGAGCGCAACGGGCAACATCCCGGAAGCTTGCAAGACTTTCGTTGACCTCTACAAGGCTTTCCAGGCTGGCGACAAGGACAAGGCGCACAACTTGCAGAAGGCTGCTCGTGACTATATCGACGCCACGTTCTGCCGCAAGAACCCGATTCCTCTCGGAACGCTCTTCAACAGCCCGTTGTTCCAGCCGCTCGTAAGCGTGAAGGACACGGCTAACGGTGCTGACGCTGTTGCCCGCATCATGAAGCTCATCGACGAGAAGGCCCAGAGCTTGAAGAAGTATCATGAATAA
- the gyrA gene encoding DNA gyrase subunit A, producing MSEEMVPGSQFKSLVEQDMQDCYLRYSMSVIVARALPDARDGFKPVHRRVMYSMHKLGVVPNKGTVKSARIVGDVIGKYHPHGDVAVYDTLARMAQDFSLRYPLVFGQGNFGSIDGDSPAAMRYTEAKMNNLGALMLEDLEKETVDMGPNYDESLEEPLVLPSALPNMIVNGTSGIAVGMATNMAPHNLREVGAAIHALAENPDLTGEDLMEYVKGPDFPTGAIVCGRSGIREAYLTGHGRVRVRARTEIETDAKGKPRIIVTEIPYMVNKAELCKKIADLVRDKRIDGITDIRDESSRDIRIVIELRRDAVGEVVLNNLFKYTQLQTTFSIYNLALVNNLPKLLTLKDLLQVYIDHRLDVITRATQFDLKKAAARLHIIEGLRIATQNIDEVVKIIRQSKTTEIAKQSLQDRFSLDEIQSQAIVDMRLAQLVGLNIEKLEAEYNELIATVADLKDILEKRERRVAIMLQKLDAVVDKYGDERRTTIGEAIDDSDDEDLIAEEEQVITLSKEGYIRRLPIDTFKAQNRGGKGIIGAGLKDEDNVEQIFTASTHSYLLVFTNKGRVYWTKVYRLPEGARNGKGRPIVNFVALTEGEKVQAIVPVRKFGGYFCLVFATKKGIINKMDLTLFSRPRKAGVNAISLDEDDELVKVQLVGMSAEEYEASKNASDDDSAEAVENAAEAQAAEAAIAEESESGDAEDFANRPIPKDLLMIATKNGQAVTFPISCFRAMGRGTHGVKGITLAEGDEVISLLWLKAGNKILTITEKGYGKRSEPGSYRVTRRGSKGVRNLNVTDKIGAAVFVESVADDYDLIITSKDGQVIRIKAADIRLTGRNAQGVKAITLRDGDVVKDATALPSVEDIEQDSADAKETFDKVKGVEVDDDSVVKDDAEKQEIGPTETEE from the coding sequence ATGTCTGAAGAAATGGTACCTGGATCGCAGTTCAAGAGTCTTGTCGAACAAGACATGCAGGACTGCTATCTTCGCTACTCGATGAGCGTTATTGTCGCTCGTGCATTGCCGGATGCGCGCGATGGCTTTAAGCCCGTGCACCGCCGCGTGATGTACAGTATGCACAAGTTGGGCGTGGTTCCGAATAAGGGAACGGTCAAGTCCGCCCGTATCGTGGGTGATGTTATCGGTAAGTACCACCCGCATGGTGACGTTGCTGTTTACGATACTCTTGCCCGTATGGCGCAGGATTTCTCGTTGCGCTATCCGCTGGTGTTTGGTCAGGGTAACTTCGGTTCTATTGATGGTGACAGCCCGGCTGCCATGCGTTATACCGAAGCGAAGATGAACAACCTTGGCGCCCTTATGCTCGAAGATCTCGAAAAAGAGACGGTCGACATGGGCCCGAACTACGATGAATCGCTCGAAGAACCGCTGGTGCTCCCGTCTGCGCTCCCGAACATGATTGTGAACGGAACATCGGGTATTGCAGTAGGTATGGCGACGAATATGGCTCCGCACAACTTGCGCGAAGTCGGTGCCGCTATCCATGCTTTGGCTGAAAATCCAGACTTGACTGGCGAAGACCTCATGGAATATGTGAAGGGCCCGGACTTCCCGACTGGTGCTATCGTCTGTGGCCGTTCTGGCATTCGCGAAGCTTACCTCACGGGTCATGGCCGTGTGCGTGTGCGCGCCCGTACCGAAATTGAAACGGATGCAAAGGGCAAACCGCGCATCATCGTCACCGAAATTCCATACATGGTGAACAAGGCCGAACTCTGCAAGAAGATTGCAGACCTCGTCCGCGACAAACGCATCGATGGCATTACGGACATCCGCGATGAATCGAGCCGTGACATCCGCATTGTGATTGAACTCCGCCGTGATGCTGTTGGTGAAGTTGTCTTGAATAACTTGTTCAAGTACACGCAGCTCCAGACGACGTTTAGCATTTACAACTTGGCACTCGTCAATAACCTCCCGAAGCTCCTTACGCTCAAGGATCTTTTGCAGGTCTACATTGACCACCGCCTCGATGTGATTACGCGTGCAACGCAGTTCGACTTGAAGAAGGCTGCAGCTCGCCTCCACATCATTGAAGGTTTGCGTATTGCAACGCAGAACATCGACGAAGTCGTGAAGATTATTCGCCAGAGCAAGACGACCGAAATAGCAAAGCAGAGCTTGCAGGATCGCTTCTCGCTCGACGAAATCCAGTCTCAGGCCATCGTTGACATGCGCCTTGCCCAGTTGGTCGGCTTGAATATCGAAAAGTTGGAAGCCGAATACAACGAACTCATTGCAACTGTTGCTGACTTGAAGGACATCTTGGAAAAGCGCGAACGCCGCGTTGCCATCATGCTCCAGAAGCTCGACGCTGTCGTTGACAAGTATGGCGATGAACGCCGCACGACGATTGGCGAAGCTATTGATGATAGCGATGACGAAGACCTCATTGCCGAAGAAGAACAGGTCATCACGCTCAGTAAGGAAGGCTACATCCGTCGCCTCCCGATTGATACGTTCAAGGCTCAGAACCGCGGTGGCAAGGGCATCATCGGTGCAGGCCTCAAGGACGAAGATAACGTGGAGCAGATCTTCACGGCTAGCACGCACAGCTACTTGCTCGTGTTTACGAACAAGGGCCGTGTCTACTGGACGAAGGTCTACCGCTTGCCGGAAGGCGCCCGCAATGGTAAGGGCCGCCCGATTGTGAACTTTGTCGCTCTCACGGAAGGCGAAAAGGTGCAGGCGATTGTGCCGGTGCGCAAGTTCGGTGGATACTTCTGCCTCGTGTTTGCAACCAAGAAGGGGATCATCAACAAGATGGACCTCACGCTCTTTAGCCGTCCGCGCAAGGCTGGCGTCAATGCCATTAGCCTCGATGAAGACGATGAATTGGTCAAGGTCCAGCTCGTGGGCATGTCTGCTGAAGAATACGAAGCGAGCAAGAACGCCTCTGATGACGATTCCGCAGAAGCCGTTGAAAACGCCGCGGAAGCTCAGGCTGCCGAAGCCGCTATTGCCGAAGAATCTGAATCTGGCGATGCCGAAGACTTCGCCAACCGCCCGATTCCGAAGGATCTTTTGATGATTGCAACCAAGAACGGTCAGGCCGTCACGTTCCCGATTAGCTGCTTCCGCGCTATGGGTCGTGGCACGCACGGCGTGAAGGGCATTACGCTCGCCGAAGGCGACGAAGTCATTTCGCTCTTGTGGCTCAAGGCCGGCAACAAGATCTTGACCATCACCGAAAAGGGTTATGGCAAGCGTTCTGAACCGGGTTCTTACCGTGTGACCCGCCGTGGTAGCAAGGGTGTCCGCAACTTGAACGTTACAGACAAGATCGGTGCCGCCGTGTTCGTTGAAAGCGTTGCTGACGATTACGATTTGATCATCACAAGTAAGGACGGTCAGGTCATCCGCATCAAGGCTGCCGATATCCGCCTCACGGGCCGCAATGCCCAGGGCGTCAAGGCAATCACGCTGCGCGATGGCGATGTCGTGAAGGATGCAACTGCACTCCCGAGCGTCGAAGATATCGAACAAGATAGCGCCGATGCCAAGGAAACTTTCGACAAGGTTAAGGGCGTTGAAGTCGATGACGATTCCGTTGTCAAGGACGATGCTGAAAAGCAGGAAATCGGCCCGACGGAAACCGAAGAATAA